The Cucumis melo cultivar AY chromosome 5, USDA_Cmelo_AY_1.0, whole genome shotgun sequence genome has a segment encoding these proteins:
- the LOC103496651 gene encoding uncharacterized protein LOC103496651, with protein sequence MATVILPPQDCLGKGLRHQGLVLSAPLNSRRNSNPNSASTSSNPNFNHDDKSCSGRRRRSASVGLKANRQANRERSRVRESSTTAKMTTKSLVMGQVKILKRGEILTPGRGVGGGGGGGDSCGKRRLESKVEEVDLVLGSTDRLGPDPDLMQKQVVLTEFKDGMYAGSGAFFASPPPSSVPLPSFVVKNGIATTDLRRLLRLDLE encoded by the coding sequence ATGGCAACCGTGATTCTTCCGCCACAGGACTGCCTTGGGAAAGGCTTACGCCACCAAGGATTGGTGCTATCGGCACCGTTGAATTCCCGGCGAAATTCTAACCCTAATAGTGCTAGTACTTCTTCAAACCCTAACTTCAATCACGACGATAAGAGTTGTTCAGGCAGACGGAGGAGGAGTGCATCGGTGGGATTGAAGGCTAACCGTCAAGCTAACAGAGAACGGAGCCGGGTGAGGGAGTCGTCTACTACGGCGAAGATGACAACGAAGAGTTTGGTTATGGGACAGGTTAAGATCCTGAAGCGTGGAGAAATATTAACTCCCGGTCGAGGAGTTGGTGGTGGCGGTGGTGGTGGCGATTCTTGTGGTAAGAGGAGATTGGAATCGAAAGTTGAGGAGGTGGATTTGGTTTTGGGATCTACTGATCGGTTGGGTCCAGACCCTGATTTGATGCAGAAGCAGGTTGTGTTAACGGAGTTCAAGGATGGTATGTATGCCGGATCGGGTGCGTTCTTCGCTTCGCCGCCTCCGAGTTCGGTGCCCTTGCCGTCTTTTGTAGTTAAGAACGGGATTGCAACAACCGATCTTAGGCGGTTGCTACGACTTGATTTAGAATGA
- the LOC103496638 gene encoding adenylate kinase 5, chloroplastic isoform X2, with protein MISGAPASGKGTQCELIVQKFGLVHISTGDILRAEIAAGSEIGNQAKEFMNSGRLVPDEIVTTMVTTRLSCKDATEKGWLLDGYPRTLSQAESLQELQIRPDIYLILDVPDEILIDRCIGRRVDPETGKIYHLKYFPPETEEIKGRLVIRPDDTEEKVKQRLEIYKRNAEAIAPVYTNIAKKIDGSRPKEEIFEELSSLLSQIQKEKATKSGKSTLGFKSTSTQDSWRGIPTRLNNIPHSREIRKYFYDDVLEATKRAVQAGRTRLKVEINIPELNPEMDVYRIGTLMELIRTIALSFADDGRRVKVCIQGSMGEGALSGMPLQLAGTRRILEYMDWGEYGALGTFVKIGSIGAKEVDDQDDMFILVAPQNAVGNCIIDDMKAMTDAAGDRPVILVNPRLKDLPGSSGIMQTMGREKRLEYAASFEICYFFRLLYYAGTQYPIMGALRMSYPYGYELYKRIDEPSGKEKYIELSKYPKRPSTDDINDAFQGNRRKEVKNSSGIWGFLSGIF; from the exons ATGATATCGGGTGCGCCAGCCTCCGGTAAAGGAACTCAGTGCGAGTTGATAGTTCAGAAG TTTGGCCTCGTGCACATATCAACTGGTGATATATTAAGAGCAGAAATTGCTGCTGGGTCAGAAATTGGAAACCAAGCGAAAGAGTTCATGAATTCTGGACGGCTTGTTCCTGATGAAATTGTGACTACT ATGGTGACAACACGGTTATCATGCAAGGATGCAACAGAAAAGGGATGGCTTTTAGATGGATATCCACGGACCCTTTCGCAAGCGGAAAGTTTGCAGGAGTTGCAAATCAGGCCAGATATTTATCTTATTTTAGAC GTTCCTGACGAAATTCTAATCGACAGATGCATTGGTCGAAGGGTTGACCCAGAGACTGGGAAGATTTACCATCTAAAATATTTTCCCCCAGAAACGGAGGAAATTAAAGGGAGACTTGTCATTCGACCTGATGACACTGAGGAAAAG GTAAAGCAGCGTTTGGAAATTTATAAGCGTAATGCAGAAGCGATAGCGCCAGTGTACACGAATATTGCAAAGAAG ATTGATGGAAGCCGTCCTAAAGAAGAAATTTTCGAAGAATTGTCATCATTGTTATCACagatacaaaaagaaaaggctACGAAGTCAG GGAAATCAACCCTCGGATTCAAGAGTACTTCAACTCAG GATAGCTGGAGAGGGATACCAACTAGATTGAATAACATTCCTCACTCGAGAGAAATCAGGAAATACTTCTACGATGATGTGCTTGAAGCCACCAAGCGTGCGGTACAAGCCGGTAGAACTAGATTAAAG GTGGAGATTAATATACCTGAGCTTAATCCTGAAATG GATGTTTATCGAATAGGTACACTTATGGAACTTATTCGGACCATTGCTCTTTCATTTGCTGATGATGGAAGACGTGTGAAG GTATGCATACAAGGGTCCATGGGGGAAGGTGCACTTTCTGGAATGCCACTGCAGCTAGCTGGGACTCGGAGAATCTTAGAATACATGGACTGGGGAGAGTATGGGGCTCTCGGGACCTTTGTCAAGATTGGTTCAATTG GTGCAAAAGAAGTTGACGACCAAGATGACATGTTCATCTTAGTAGCTCCTCAAAATGCTGTTGGAAATTGTATCATCGAT GATATGAAAGCGATGACAGATGCAGCTGGCGACCGACCTGTTATTCTTGTAAATCCCAGGCTCAAG GACTTACCTGGTTCGAGTGGAATTATGCAA ACAATGGGGCGTGAAAAAAGGCTGGAGTATGCAGCATCGTTTGAAATCTGCTACTTCTTCCGGCTTCTCTATTATGCAGGGACACAGTATCCAATCATGGGGGCTCTGAg GATGTCTTATCCATATGGGTATGAGCTCTACAAAAGGATAGATGAACCTTCAGGAAAGGAAAAATATATTGAACTATCCAAGTACCCCAAAAGGCCATCCACCGATGATATCAATGATGCTTTTCAAGGAAACAGAAG AAAAGAAGTGAAGAACTCATCAGGAATCTG GGGCTTCCTGAGTGGGATTTTTTGA
- the LOC103496638 gene encoding adenylate kinase 5, chloroplastic isoform X1, producing the protein MAITSLSSLQSTNVSSTPSISPLSISSPSSSSSSSPSSLSLHLSSFRPTRFRSSSVFTHPHLTPTPKLKGLKVNCAAAEPLKVMISGAPASGKGTQCELIVQKFGLVHISTGDILRAEIAAGSEIGNQAKEFMNSGRLVPDEIVTTMVTTRLSCKDATEKGWLLDGYPRTLSQAESLQELQIRPDIYLILDVPDEILIDRCIGRRVDPETGKIYHLKYFPPETEEIKGRLVIRPDDTEEKVKQRLEIYKRNAEAIAPVYTNIAKKIDGSRPKEEIFEELSSLLSQIQKEKATKSGKSTLGFKSTSTQDSWRGIPTRLNNIPHSREIRKYFYDDVLEATKRAVQAGRTRLKVEINIPELNPEMDVYRIGTLMELIRTIALSFADDGRRVKVCIQGSMGEGALSGMPLQLAGTRRILEYMDWGEYGALGTFVKIGSIGAKEVDDQDDMFILVAPQNAVGNCIIDDMKAMTDAAGDRPVILVNPRLKDLPGSSGIMQTMGREKRLEYAASFEICYFFRLLYYAGTQYPIMGALRMSYPYGYELYKRIDEPSGKEKYIELSKYPKRPSTDDINDAFQGNRRKEVKNSSGIWGFLSGIF; encoded by the exons ATGGCCATCACTTCACTTTCTTCCCTACAATCCACCAATGTCTCTTCCACACCCTCCATCTCCCCTCTTTCCatatcttctccttcttcttcttcttcttcttccccttcctctctttctcttcATCTATCCTCATTTCGTCCTACTCGCTTTCGCTCCTCCTCTGTCTTTACCCACCCCCATTTGACTCCAACCCCTAAATTGAAG GGCCTGAAGGTGAATTGTGCAGCTGCGGAGCCGTTGAAGGTGATGATATCGGGTGCGCCAGCCTCCGGTAAAGGAACTCAGTGCGAGTTGATAGTTCAGAAG TTTGGCCTCGTGCACATATCAACTGGTGATATATTAAGAGCAGAAATTGCTGCTGGGTCAGAAATTGGAAACCAAGCGAAAGAGTTCATGAATTCTGGACGGCTTGTTCCTGATGAAATTGTGACTACT ATGGTGACAACACGGTTATCATGCAAGGATGCAACAGAAAAGGGATGGCTTTTAGATGGATATCCACGGACCCTTTCGCAAGCGGAAAGTTTGCAGGAGTTGCAAATCAGGCCAGATATTTATCTTATTTTAGAC GTTCCTGACGAAATTCTAATCGACAGATGCATTGGTCGAAGGGTTGACCCAGAGACTGGGAAGATTTACCATCTAAAATATTTTCCCCCAGAAACGGAGGAAATTAAAGGGAGACTTGTCATTCGACCTGATGACACTGAGGAAAAG GTAAAGCAGCGTTTGGAAATTTATAAGCGTAATGCAGAAGCGATAGCGCCAGTGTACACGAATATTGCAAAGAAG ATTGATGGAAGCCGTCCTAAAGAAGAAATTTTCGAAGAATTGTCATCATTGTTATCACagatacaaaaagaaaaggctACGAAGTCAG GGAAATCAACCCTCGGATTCAAGAGTACTTCAACTCAG GATAGCTGGAGAGGGATACCAACTAGATTGAATAACATTCCTCACTCGAGAGAAATCAGGAAATACTTCTACGATGATGTGCTTGAAGCCACCAAGCGTGCGGTACAAGCCGGTAGAACTAGATTAAAG GTGGAGATTAATATACCTGAGCTTAATCCTGAAATG GATGTTTATCGAATAGGTACACTTATGGAACTTATTCGGACCATTGCTCTTTCATTTGCTGATGATGGAAGACGTGTGAAG GTATGCATACAAGGGTCCATGGGGGAAGGTGCACTTTCTGGAATGCCACTGCAGCTAGCTGGGACTCGGAGAATCTTAGAATACATGGACTGGGGAGAGTATGGGGCTCTCGGGACCTTTGTCAAGATTGGTTCAATTG GTGCAAAAGAAGTTGACGACCAAGATGACATGTTCATCTTAGTAGCTCCTCAAAATGCTGTTGGAAATTGTATCATCGAT GATATGAAAGCGATGACAGATGCAGCTGGCGACCGACCTGTTATTCTTGTAAATCCCAGGCTCAAG GACTTACCTGGTTCGAGTGGAATTATGCAA ACAATGGGGCGTGAAAAAAGGCTGGAGTATGCAGCATCGTTTGAAATCTGCTACTTCTTCCGGCTTCTCTATTATGCAGGGACACAGTATCCAATCATGGGGGCTCTGAg GATGTCTTATCCATATGGGTATGAGCTCTACAAAAGGATAGATGAACCTTCAGGAAAGGAAAAATATATTGAACTATCCAAGTACCCCAAAAGGCCATCCACCGATGATATCAATGATGCTTTTCAAGGAAACAGAAG AAAAGAAGTGAAGAACTCATCAGGAATCTG GGGCTTCCTGAGTGGGATTTTTTGA